The Rhizobium viscosum genomic sequence AAGAGGATAGCTCCGATGTTCATGACGATCAGGAACAGGAGCAGGACGATGATGGCACCCGAGGTTCTTTCCACGAATGCGCGCTCGGCTTCGTTGGCCCACATGTAGACCTGAACCGGAAGTGCCGTGGAGGGATCGAGCGGAGTGGTCGGCGCCTGGGCGACGAAGGCGACCATGCCGATCAGGAGCAGCGGCGCAGTTTCGCCGAGCGCGTGGGCAAGGCCGATGATCGTGCCGGTGAGGATGCCGGGCATTGCAAGCGGCAGCACATGGTGGAACACCATCTGCATCTTCGAGGCGCCGAGGCCAAGGGCTGCCGAGCGGATCGACGGCGGCACGGCGCGCAATGCGGCGCGGGTGGCGATGATGATCGTCGGCAGCGTCATCAGGGTCAGCACCAGGCCGCCGACCAGCGATGCCGAACGCGGCAGGCCGGCGAAGTTGATGAAGACCGACAGGCCGAGCAGACCGTAGACGATCGACGGAACGGCAGCGAGGTTGTTGATATTGACCTCGATCAGGTCCGTCAGCCTGTTCTTCGGCGCGAATTCCTCAAGGTAAATCGAGGCGGCAACGCCGATCGGCAGCGCAAGTGCGAGAACGATCAGCATCAGGTAGAGCGAGCCGATGAGGGCGACGCCGAGGCCTGCGGCTTCCGGACGGCTGGAATTGCCGTTGACGAAGAGGCCGGTGTTGAACGTCTTGTGAAGCACGCCGCTCGCCTTCAGCTGGTTCATCCAGCCAACCTGCTTGTCGTTGACCTTGCGGTTCTTCTCATCGACCTTGAGGTCGATCTGGCCCTTGTTGGCGCTGTCGATATTGGCATCTGCAAGCACCGTAACATTGACGGTCTTGCCAATGATCGAGGGGTCGGCGACGACCATGTCGCGCAACTGGATCGGTGCACCCTTGGACAGCATGGCGGTTGCGTCGCGCACATCTGGGCGGCTCGACGCATTGAGGCCGAGCTGCTTGACGATCGCGTCACGCAGGAGAACCGGATAGTTGGCCGTAACCAGAACCGAAGGATCTGTCGCGCGCTTGTTATCAGGGTCGATGGTCTTCTCGGTGAACTCGATCGGCAGCGTGATCGCGGTCTGCTGGAAGGCGGTATAGCCGTTGCTGATGACCGTCCACAGCAGGATGAAGAGGAAGACGAGGCCGAATGCGATGGCGGCGATGCCGTAAGCCTGGAACCGGCGCTCGGCGGCGTAACGGCGCTTGATGCCGATATCGCGACGTGCGGGGGCCTTGGAAACGGTAACGCCGGCGACGGGGGAAACAATATTCGTCATTCGTACTGCTCCCGGTATTTGCGCACGATGTAGAGCGCGTAAATGTTGAGGCAAAGCGTGATGCAGAACAGCGTGATGCCGAGTGCGAAGGCAACCAGCGTCTGCGGCGAGGTGAACTCAAGGTCGCCGGTCAGCTGGTTGACGATCTTGACGGTCACGGTCGTCATCGGCTCGAAAGGATTGATCTGGATACGGGCGGCGACACCGGCGGCCAGCACGACGATCATGGTTTCGCCGATGGCGCGGGAAGCCGTCATCAGCAGGGCGCCGACGATACCGGGCAGAGCGGCCGGGAGAACGACCTTCTTGATGGTTTCGGAGCGTGTGGCGCCGAGGCCGAGCGAGCCATCGCGCAGGGCACGCGGCACGGCAGTGATGATATCGTCCGACAGCGAGGACACGTAGGGGATCAGCATGATGCCCATGACGATGCCGGCGGTGATGACGCTCTGTGCCTGGATGAAGTTCGTATAGTTGCCGGTCAGGAGACCGCTGATCTGCGCCGAGAAATCACGCAGGAACGGCCCAATGGTGACGAGCGCGAAGAAGCCGTAGACGATCGTCGGAATGCCGGCGAGCACTTCGAGAAGCGGCTTGGCGATGGAGCGGACCTTCGGAGAGGCATACTCGGCCATGTAGATCGCGGCAAAGAGGCCGACCGGCACGGCGACCAGCATGGCGACGAGGCCGATATAGAGCGTGCCGAGCAGAAGCGGGATGAGCCCGAACTGGCCGAAGGAGGAGCTGCCCGCACCGGCAAAGCGCGGATCCCACACCGTTCCGAAGAAGAAGTCGGCGAAGGGAACGACTGCGAAGAAACGGGCCGCTTCAGACAGCATCGAGAGAACGATGCCGATTGTCGTCAGAATGGCGATGGAGGATGCAACGAGCAGCGCCCAGAGCATGACACGCTCGACACGGTTGCGGGCGCGGAAGCGCGGGGCAACCGAGCGCAGCGCGTAGAAAGCACCTGCAATGGATATGAGCAGGACGATCGCCGTCATGATGGTGCGGCTGGTCATGCTCTCCGAGTTCAGGGTCTTTGCGGCAGAGATCATGTAGGGCTGCGGCTCACCGGCGAGCGGTACGCCCTTCTCGCTGAGCTTTGCCTGCAGACCGGCAGGATTGCCTGACAGGGAGGAAACCTCATCCGAGGTCAGCATGTTCATGCCGCGGGCAACCGTGGCGACCATGCTGTAGGCAAGGTCCTGCTGGACGGCCGGTTGCGCCTTCACGTCATCAGGAAAGGCGCCGCGAACGGAGGAAGAGATGATGCCCGGGCTGACAGCCAGCCAGGCAAACAGAACGATCAGGGAAGGCAGAACGGCCCAGATCGCGGCATAGGAGCCATAATAGGCCGGCCGCGAATGCAGGGCAGCAGATCTGCCGCCGGAAAGCGCGTTGGCACGGCTGCGCGCGGCCACATAGGCAACGGCGCCGATCACCACCAGGCACAAGAGTATGATGGATGTGCTCATTCGTTACGTCCCCAGGCCCACAGCCCCCAAAGAGCCCGGCAGCTCCAGGAGCATGCCATCGGCTTCGACATCATGGAGAAGAAGTTTTCATCCGCCCGACACCGCAATGGAACCGGGCGGATAAGGCGATGCCGGCGCGACACCCCCAAGTGTCGCGCCGGCAAAGTCATTACATGGTCTTGCCAGCCTCAACGTCCTTGCGGATCGCATCGCGCTCTGCATCCGGAGCGGCAACGAGGCCGTATTCAGCGAGCGGGCCGTCAGGGCCGATCATCTGGTCGGATACGAAGAAGTTGACATATTCCTTCAGGCCCGGAACGGCGCCGAGATGTGCCTTCTTGACGTAGAAGAACAGCGGGCGGGAAACCGGGTAGGTGCCGTTAGCGATGGTTTCCGTGGAAGGAACGATGCCGCTCATGGTCGCAACCTTGAGCTTGTCGGCGTTGTTTTCGTAGAAGGAGAGGCCGAATACGCCAACGCCGGTCTTGTTGGCAGCGATGCGTGCCAGCGTTTCCGGATAGTCGCCGTCGATGTCGACAGCAGCGCCGTCCTTGCGAACTGCAACGCAAGCCTTGCCCTGGGCAGCCTTGTCGGCGATTTCCTTGGCGATGACTTCCTGAGCGCCGGAAGCCTTGCAGCCTGCAGCGAGAACGTTCTGTTCGAAGACTTCGCGGGTGCCGTGCTTTTCGCCCGGGATGTAGGCGGCGATATCAACAGCCGGAAGCTTCGGGTTGACTTCAGACCACTTCTTGTACGGGTTGGCGACGAGCTTGCCGTCAACAACGACTTGGGCAGCGAGGGCCTTGTAGATATCGGCCGGAACGTAGGCGACATCCGGGTTGGACGAGTCGGTTGCGAAGACGATGCCGTCGTAGCCGATCTTGACTTCCTGAATGTCGGTTACGCCGGCAGCCTTGCAGGCTTCGGCTTCGCTCTTGTTGATCGGGCGCGAAGCATTGGCAACGTCGATCGTGTCTTCACCGACGCCCTTGCAGAATTCCTTCAGGCCAGCGCCCGTGCCGCCGGATTCGACGACCGGCGTCTTGAACTTGGTGAAGGTTTCGCCGAAGGACTCGGCAACGATCTTTGCGTACGGCAGGACGGTGGACGAACCAGCAACCTGAATCTGGTCGCGGGCAACGGCAACGCCAGCGAAAGCGGCGGTTGCAGCGAGCGCGGCAACAGTAAGTTTAAAGGTGTTCATTTGAATCTCCCGGCATTTGGGCTTGTGTGAGTGCGGCCTCGAAGAGGCCCTCGCATTGCCTTTTTTCATCGGCAGGACTCTCTTAGCGCCTTAAGCGCCCTCCTTTTATGTCAAACCGATGAAACATTTATGACAGATTAAATTATTGATTTTAAATGCTTAAATAGAACGTCGATAAATTGTGTGCGACATATTGCGTCAGAAACGCACGGTAAACTCCGTTCCCTTGCCCACCTCCGATTTAACGACCAGCCGTGCACGATGGCGCGTCAGAATATGCTTGACGATGGCAAGCCCGAGGCCCGTACCCTTTTTCGAACGGCTGTCTTCGATGCTGACGCGATAAAAGCGCTCCGTCAGGCGCGGCACATGCTCGGCCGGAATGCCCGGCCCCTTGTCGACGACGCTGACCTCCACCGGCTGGCCCGATCCGTTCTTCAGCCAGACATCGACAACTTCGCCTTCCTGGCCATATTTACAGGCGTTTTCCATCAGGTTTTCAAAGACCTGAACGAGTTCGTCGCGATCCCCCAGCACCTCGACCTTGCCCTCGGGCAGATGCAGGTTGATCGAGACGCCGACATCCCTTGCGAGCGGCAGAAGAGAATCCCTGACGTGGCCGAGAAGCGGCACGAGATCCACTTTCTCATCGGGCGCGATATGCGACTTGAGCTCAAGCCTTGATAGAGACAGGAGATCGTCGACGAGCCTGCTCATGCGGGTCGTCTGGTCGAACATGATGCCGAGGAAGCGCGCCTGTGCCTTCGGATCGTTCCTGGCCGGGCCCTGGATCGTCTCGATGAAGCCACGCAGCGAGGCGAGCGGCGTGCGCAGCTCATGGCTGGCATTGGCGACGAAATCCGAGCGCATGCGATCGATGCGGCGCACTTCGGAAATATCCCGGAAGGAGAGGATGTAGTAGCGCTCGTTGCGGCCCTCGTCGTCCTTGAATTCGACAGGCGCGCTGCGAACGATATAGACGCGCTCCGAGGGCAGCCGCTCGGAATGTTCGATCTGGTTAGGGGCGTTGGTGGCGATGGTTTCGCGCACCATGTCCAGCACGCCCGGCGAACGCAGCCGCGCCGATATATGGGAGCCGAGCGCCACTTCGCCGAAGGCCTTTTCGGCCGCGCGGTTCTGAAACAGCACCGAGGCATCTTCCGAGAGCACCATGACCGGGATATCGAGGCCGGCGAGCGTGGCGGAAACTTCCGGCAGGCGGCTCGGGAGCACTTCGGGCTCGGGTTCGACCGGCTCGGCGACATCAGGCTTGATGACCGGCGCCTCGTTGAAGAGCGAGGTGACGACCATCACGAGCAGCAGGGCGAGCACGATCCATTTGTTCATGCCGGCAGCAAGTGCCACAAGCGCGCTCAGCAGCGTCGCCAGCAAAACCGGGCGCTCGCGCCGGATGCGCGCCAACAGGCTTTTCGTCCACGGCATTTCGTCTTCCAAGCTGCCCCTCGCGGCGTCGATTCGTTTTTCTTTATATTCAAACTCTGCCTGATAGCTGCGTTTCATGACAGAAGTTTTCCGTTTCTGAAACTTGTACGAAAAGCCGCAGCTTACGGCATCGGTTTGCGCTTTGCTTACGCAGAGGATTTGATTTTCAATGATAAATATGCTCGCCTTCTGAAAAGCGAAATCAGCAAGCGCAGGAGGAGACGATGGCCGCGGGCGTCGAAAGCAGGATTGTGGAGCTGGAGATCAGGGGCAAGAAACGCGTCTTCAATATCGATGATCCCGTGCTGCCCGACTGGGTGGATGAACATGCGCTGGAATCGGCCGACTATCCCTACAAAAAGAAGCTGAAGGACGACGAATATCTCGACGAACTCAGGAAGCTGCAGGCCGAGCTCGTGAAAGTGCAGTTCTGGCTGCAGGCGACGGGCAAGCGGGTGATGGCGCTCTTCGAAGGGCGCGATGCGGCCGGCAAGGGCGGCGCGATCCAGGCATCCTCGGCTCACATGAACCCGCGCCTTGCCCGCACCGTGGCGCTCGCCAAGCCCACCGAGCGGGAACAGGGCCAATGGTATTTCCAGCGCTATATCGCACAGTTTCCGACATCGGGCGAATTCGTGCTCTTCGACCGTTCCTGGTACAATCGCGCCGGCGTGGAGCCGGTCATGGGCTTCTGCACGCCACGGCAATACGAGGACTTTCTCAATCAGGCGCCGCAGGTGGAGAAGGTCATCGCCCATGAAGGCATATTCTTCTTCAAGTTCTATCTGGATATCGGCCGGGAAATGCAGATCAAGCGCTTCCATGACCGGCGGCACGATCCGCTCGCCGTCTGGAAGCTCTCCTCGATGGATATAGCCGCACTGACCAAATGGGGCGACTACAGCGAGAAGCGCGACCGCATGCTGAAGGAAACCCACACGCAGTTTGCGCCCTGGACCGTGATCCGCGCCAATGACAAACACCGGGCGAGGCTCAACCTCATCCGCCACATGCTGAAGACCATGGATTACGACGGCAAGGACAAGGACGCGATCGGCGACCTCGACGACAAGATCATCGGCTCCGGTCCCGGCTTCCTGAAATAGACTTCCTGGGCGCAGAATGATCGTTTAAGGGAGGGTCGCTCGTTGCATACCGTTTCGATTGGAAACTGGGCACTGCTGATTGAAGACGGAAGCTTGCCGCGCATTTACGACGCTTACGTCAAACACGCCGCCTTCGTGGATCAGGTCAAACCAATTACCCCAGAAGGGCGCACGCTGTTCCTGGGCGTCTACCAAGGAGGCGGCACGCACCGGTGGCCCGAGATCGTCATCGTCAACAGATACGAGGATGCCAGAGGAACATTCCATCCCGGCTTTCTTGTCGTTCCGGAGACCTCGATCCTGTTCATCGGCGCCGGAGAACAGCTTCTAGGTTACGATATCGAGCGGCGGGAAAGGATCTTCGAGGATCACACCAATTTCGGCTTCTGGTGCTGGACGCGGCAAGAGGATTACGTCCTCATGTCTGCGGAGTTGGAGTTTGGGGTCTGGAGAAAGACCGGCGAGAAGCTCTGGTCGGTCTTCGTGGAACCCCCGTGGAGTTTCAATGTTTCCGGCGAGAATGTCGAACTGGACATCATGGGACAACTGAAAATATTCAGATTAGAAACTGGAGCACCAGTGCTGACAAATGTGAGCTAACAGGCTGTTGAAGACGTGCTGGCGCGATTGTCTGGAGCATGATTCACTGCCGCCCGCACGATTTGGGGACGGTGGATGCGCGGATTGGATGAACGGACAGGCACGCTGTTTTCCTATGTTGACCTTGAGGCGCGGGTTCGGCGCGATCATCCGCTACGGGTGATACGGGAGATCGTGAACGCGGCTCTTGCGGCGATGGATGGCGATTTTGCGGTGCTTTATCCGCCTGGGCTCGGCCGCCCCTCGATCGCGCTGGAGCGCTTGCTGCGTGCGATGCTGTTGTAGCCTTCTACGGCATTCGCTCCGAGCGTCAATTGATGGAGCGAATGGAGTTCGATCTTCTGTTCCGCTGGTTCGTGGCTCGGCGTTGACGAGCAGGCCTGGGATCACTCGAGTTTTACCAAGAACCGGGATCGGCTGTTGGAAGGTGAGATCGCAGCAAAGTTTCTGCGCACGGTACTGGCGCAGCCAAGGGTGAAGCGGCTGGTGTCGTCGGATCACTTCTCAGTAGATGGGACGCTGATCGAAGCTTGGGCTTCGATCAAGAGCTTCCGCCGCAAGGACGGCGGCGACAACGATCCGGATAGCGCAGACCGCAACGCTGAGCGCGGCTTCCACAAGGAGAAGCGCTCCAACGATACGCACGAGAGCACGAGTGACCCGCAGGCGCGACTCTATAAGAAGGGCGATGGGCAATCGGCGAAGCTGTGCTACATGGGCCATGCGCTGATGGAGAACCGCCACGGGCTGGTTGTGGATGGCGGCGTCACCCAGGCTACGGGCAAAGCCGAGCGCGAGGCTGCGCTTGCCATGTTGGAACGTCGGCCATCGCGGCGGCGCATCACGCTCGCGGCCGACAAGGCCTATGATGTAGGCCAGTTCGTAAAGGATCTGCGCCAGCGCAAAGTCACACCGCACATCACCATCGACGGCCATCTGAGCAAAAACGGCAAGCCACGCGTAACGGCCATCGATGGCCGTACGAAGCGCCATCCGGGCTATGCAGCCAGCCAGTGCTGCCGCAAGCGGATCGAAGAGGTGTTTGGCTGGATCAAGCCATCGGCCGGTACGGCCAAGGTCAAGCTGCGAGGATGCGCCCGTGTGGGCGCGGCCTTCACCCTGAACCTGGCAGCCTACAATCTGGTCCGCTTGCCCAAGCTCCTGGCGGTGCCGGCATGAGCCTCGCCGGTCGCTGGCGAATCGTCGCGATGCCCGACTATGTCGAGGACTATCCGGACATGATGGAGCCTGCTTACATCGAATTCGCGGCCAACGGCTCCGGCGAATTCGCCTTCGGCTGCGTCACCGGACAAATCTTCGGAGCCGGCGACGGCAATCACGTCGCCTTCTCCTGGCAAGGCAACGACGAAATGGACGAAGCCAAAGGCGACGGATGGGTCGAAATCCAACCAGACGGATCCGTCATCGGACAAATCTGCTTCCACAACGGCGACGAAGCAGACTTCGTCGCTCGCAAGTGGACTTCTTCAACGGCCTGCTAAAACGTGTCGCGATCTCTCAGATTCGCTTGACACGCTTTCACTCTTTGTTTTTACGCATGTCTCTTTCGCAAAACCGCTGCACACTTTTGCTGGAATTGCTCTAATAGCCGGGCCGCTTACTGACCCGGCAGGATCCGCACGGCAAAGAGATTGATGCCGCGGGCCTTGCCGTCGACATCGCTGTTGATCATCAGCCGGCCTGGAGAATTCGGCGCCAGGGAGCGGTCGAAGCGCACCTGCAGCAGCGCATCCGATTTTTCACGCGTGACGTTGAAGCGATGGCGGGCGCAGTTGCCGAGCGACTGGAAATCGCACTCGACAGTGATCTGTGTCGGCTCGTCCGTGGTGGACTGCAGGGTCAGAGCAATGGTCGAGGACTTGCCGGCGAGCTGCTGCAGGACATTGGCTGGAATGGTGATGGAGACATTGCCATCCGTATTGCCGCTCTCAGAGGTCAGGCGGACGGCCGGACCTTCGGTTTCCGTGACATTTTCCGTGCGGGCGCGCGGGCCACCCTGGATCTTGTCGGCATCCGAGGGCTTGAAGACCTCGATCCAGTCTGCCGAGAAGCTGTTTTGCGGGTCGATCGCGACCGGCTGGTCGCCATCCGCGTGGGCGCCGTTACCGGCACTCTCCTCGCCATCGAAATCTTCCGGCTGCGTGCTGGCCGGCGGATTGGCGACGCTGGTGTCGCGCTCAGCCGCCGTCATCAGCAGGCCGGAACTATAAACCCACCAGGCACCCGTGCCGATGAAGGCGAGAGCCACGCACCAGACGAGCAGGCGCGAGAAGAACTTGCGCGGCTTGCGGCGGACAGCGGCCCGTTCGGGGCGAAAATCCATGCCGCCGCGCTTCTCCGGCGTTGCGCGCATTTCGCCACGCATCTCTCCATCGGGGGCCGCCCCCAGCTGGTCGGCGCTGCTGGCGTGGACGTCATGGAGGCTCGCATCGTTCGTGCGCCGGGAGGTGGGCTCATAGCCGCGCGTTTCGCCTGTAACGGCCAGGCTGTCATCCCTGCCCTCGCGATAGACGGGCTCTTCCGCACGATAGGCGGGCTCTTCCGCGTGATGCGCTGGCTCGGGGATCTCCACGACAGGCGGGACCGGAACTTCCGGAGGCCCCTGCCGCGGGTGCAGGCGGGCGCGCTCTTCGCTCTCGATGGTGTGGATCGTGGTTTCGAGGCGGTGGCGGTGATGGGCGACCATATCGGCATCGGTAACATCCTGCTTGCGCAGGCCGGCTTCCAGCGCCTGACGCGCGGACTGATAGATGCGTGCACGAACTTCCGCGCTGTCGCGGTCGGAATTTTCCAGCGCAGTTCTGATAGCCGTTTCTAGTCCGCTCACATCAGGCCCTTCACGTTTCGTGCCGCATCAACCCCAAAAGATTGAATGCCTGTCAAAATTCGGTAGCGGCAAGTGCGGCAAACCGCAAGCCTTGCAGCCTTTCCGGAGCGCATCGGCGGGGGATAAGGGCCGCTACGGCAAACTCCGCACGCTTTCATTAGATAATATGAAAGTGGACAGGATTACGGAAAAGAGTGCGCGCTTCTTCCGTTCCCGCTCTTTTCCTCGGGCGCTGCCTCTGCTAATCAATTGACGTTTTCGTAAACGTCAAAAAGCGGTGAAAGCATGGCCCTGCCCCCGATCCTCAAGAACAATCTGAGACTGCCTGTTATCGGCTCGCCGCTTTTCATCGTCTCCCATCCGGCGCTGACGCTGGCGCAATGCAAGGCCGGCGTGATCGGCGCCTTTCCGGCCTTGAACGCGCGGCCGGAAAGCCAGCTCGACGAGTGGCTGGCCATGATCACCGAGGATCTCGCCCATTATAATGCCAGGCATCCGGAGCGGCCGGCGGCCCCCTTTGCGGTCAACCAGATCGTCCATATGTCGAACAAGCGGCTGGAGCACGATCTGATGCTCTGCGTGAAATACAAGGTGCCAATCGTCATTTCCTCGCTCGGCGCCGTGCCGGAAGTGAATGCGGCCGTGCATTCCTATGGCGGTATCGTGCTGCACGACGTCATCAACAACCGCCATGCCAATTCGGCGATCCGCAAGGGTGCGGACGGGCTGATTGCCGTTGCGGCGGGTGCGGGCGGGCATGCGGGCACGCTTTCTCCCTTCGCACTGGTGCAGGAAATCCGCTCCTGGTTCGACGGCCCGCTGCTGCTGGCAGGCGCAATTGCAACCGGCGGCGCCATTCTGGCCGCTGAGGCAATGGGCGCCGACATGGCCTATATCGGCACCCCCTTCATCGCGACCGAGGAGGCACGCGCCTCCGATGCCTACAAGCAGGCGATCGTCGAAGGTGCCGCCGCCGATGTCGTCTATTCGAACTATTTCACCGGCGTGCACGGCAACTACCTGAGGCCCTCCATTCGTGCCGCCGGCCTCGACCCCGACAACCTGCCTGACGCAGACCCCTCGAAGATGGATTTCGAACAGGCGACGGGCGGCGCAAAGGCCTGGAAGGACATCTGGGGCAGCGGCCAGGGCATTGGCGCGATCAAGGCGGTGGAACCGGTTGCGAAGCTGGTCGACCGGCTGGAAGCGGAATATCAGGCCGCCCGCACCCGGCTGGCGCTGTGACGTGCCAAGCCTTTCCACTGAATGGGGGCCTTTCCACAGGCTTCAGCTTTTTTGCCACGGGGCATAAGAGGGTGCTTGAAATCTTCAGACAATGCCTGTATCAGCCCCATGCAAATCGCGGGCCGAACGCTTCGCCCGCCGGATTGCCGCTTTAGCTCAGTCGGTAGAGCACATCATTCGTAATGATGGGGTCACGTGTTCGAGTCACGTAAGCGGCACCATTTTTCTTTAAAATCAAAGACTTGAACACTGGTTTCCACAGGTGGGACATTCCGGCGAGACATTTCTTTGTACAGCCCGCCCCACATTCTCAAGTCCCGGCACGGTGTATTCTATTTCCGCTGGCCATTGCCCCAAGCAGCTACACCCCCATCAAAAAGCCGCGACGATCAAGCTTCCCTGCAGACGCGAGACCCATCGGCTCGATGCTTTTGCGGTCTTCCGAACCGATCAGGCCGGCGATGTAAAGCGGGCACATGGCGCAGCGCTTTCCGCCCAAACCGATCGATAAACGGCTGTAAAAACAGCGAAAGCTCTGTGTTTATATCTGTCATCGGCACCTGCGATCAAAGGTGCAGACACAATCTCAACAACGTTGCCTCAATCTGCCAATGTAGTGCTAGACACACCTGTACCGCCCAAGAACTATTGACAGAATCATCGAGATTCATACCTTGGCTCGACAAATTGGCTCAAGCTTGCCGATGATCCAGCGTTATTACAGCAAATCAACAGCAACTATGGCCGCCAAGTTCTGGACTAATCTAAATTCGGTGAACTGATGAAAAATAGTGGATGATACGGCACTACCTTCTCACCAACAATAAGAAACGCAACTAAAATATGCGAGTTTAACGAAGATGTATTACGGCCTAAACGGTTTGGATGCGAAGATTGAAAAGTATATCCCATATAATGATGGATTTTATGTGGAGTTAGGTGCGAATGATGGGGTCGATCAGTCCAACACTTTATATTTCGAGCGCCATAAAAACTGGAGGGGTGTATTAGTTGAACCAACACCTCATAACTATCTAAAGTGCCTTGCTAATCGAGCAACAAGTAATCATATTTTTTGCAATGCGTGCGTTTCATTTGACTACAAAGATCGCTTTGTCGAGATGGCATTTGCAAACCTTATGTCTGCTCCAATTGGACTTGAGTCTGATATACCGGACCCAATGGCTCACGCTGAGATAGGGAAACAATTTTTAGCAAGCACTGATAGGATTTTCACATTCGGTGCAGTCGCTAAACCTTTGAACGAGCTTTTAATCACGTCTAACGCACCTAAACAAATTGATTTCTTGTCTTTAGATGTAGAGGGCGCAGAAATAGAGGTTCTTAAAGGAATAGATCATGAGGTTTTTAGGTTCAAATATATGTGTATTGAGTGTAGGAATATTGCAAAGCTGACGATTTACCTGAATTCAATGGGATACGGGTTACAGGAACAGCTAAGTCCGCACGATTTTATGTTTGTGAATAAAGCTTCTTAATGGTTAAAGGTTCAGCTGAAGGGACGGCTTTATCCGAAACTTAGAATCTCTTCCGCTCCTGTCTTAGTCCGCTTGGGACTGGTGGAACCATAGTACTACTTTGGCAGATGAATCCTCGGTTAACGATGAT encodes the following:
- a CDS encoding substrate-binding domain-containing protein — translated: MNTFKLTVAALAATAAFAGVAVARDQIQVAGSSTVLPYAKIVAESFGETFTKFKTPVVESGGTGAGLKEFCKGVGEDTIDVANASRPINKSEAEACKAAGVTDIQEVKIGYDGIVFATDSSNPDVAYVPADIYKALAAQVVVDGKLVANPYKKWSEVNPKLPAVDIAAYIPGEKHGTREVFEQNVLAAGCKASGAQEVIAKEIADKAAQGKACVAVRKDGAAVDIDGDYPETLARIAANKTGVGVFGLSFYENNADKLKVATMSGIVPSTETIANGTYPVSRPLFFYVKKAHLGAVPGLKEYVNFFVSDQMIGPDGPLAEYGLVAAPDAERDAIRKDVEAGKTM
- a CDS encoding FkbM family methyltransferase gives rise to the protein MYYGLNGLDAKIEKYIPYNDGFYVELGANDGVDQSNTLYFERHKNWRGVLVEPTPHNYLKCLANRATSNHIFCNACVSFDYKDRFVEMAFANLMSAPIGLESDIPDPMAHAEIGKQFLASTDRIFTFGAVAKPLNELLITSNAPKQIDFLSLDVEGAEIEVLKGIDHEVFRFKYMCIECRNIAKLTIYLNSMGYGLQEQLSPHDFMFVNKAS
- the phoR gene encoding phosphate regulon sensor histidine kinase PhoR, producing MARIRRERPVLLATLLSALVALAAGMNKWIVLALLLVMVVTSLFNEAPVIKPDVAEPVEPEPEVLPSRLPEVSATLAGLDIPVMVLSEDASVLFQNRAAEKAFGEVALGSHISARLRSPGVLDMVRETIATNAPNQIEHSERLPSERVYIVRSAPVEFKDDEGRNERYYILSFRDISEVRRIDRMRSDFVANASHELRTPLASLRGFIETIQGPARNDPKAQARFLGIMFDQTTRMSRLVDDLLSLSRLELKSHIAPDEKVDLVPLLGHVRDSLLPLARDVGVSINLHLPEGKVEVLGDRDELVQVFENLMENACKYGQEGEVVDVWLKNGSGQPVEVSVVDKGPGIPAEHVPRLTERFYRVSIEDSRSKKGTGLGLAIVKHILTRHRARLVVKSEVGKGTEFTVRF
- the pstA gene encoding phosphate ABC transporter permease PstA, whose amino-acid sequence is MTNIVSPVAGVTVSKAPARRDIGIKRRYAAERRFQAYGIAAIAFGLVFLFILLWTVISNGYTAFQQTAITLPIEFTEKTIDPDNKRATDPSVLVTANYPVLLRDAIVKQLGLNASSRPDVRDATAMLSKGAPIQLRDMVVADPSIIGKTVNVTVLADANIDSANKGQIDLKVDEKNRKVNDKQVGWMNQLKASGVLHKTFNTGLFVNGNSSRPEAAGLGVALIGSLYLMLIVLALALPIGVAASIYLEEFAPKNRLTDLIEVNINNLAAVPSIVYGLLGLSVFINFAGLPRSASLVGGLVLTLMTLPTIIIATRAALRAVPPSIRSAALGLGASKMQMVFHHVLPLAMPGILTGTIIGLAHALGETAPLLLIGMVAFVAQAPTTPLDPSTALPVQVYMWANEAERAFVERTSGAIIVLLLFLIVMNIGAILLRRRFERRW
- a CDS encoding NAD(P)H-dependent flavin oxidoreductase, which produces MALPPILKNNLRLPVIGSPLFIVSHPALTLAQCKAGVIGAFPALNARPESQLDEWLAMITEDLAHYNARHPERPAAPFAVNQIVHMSNKRLEHDLMLCVKYKVPIVISSLGAVPEVNAAVHSYGGIVLHDVINNRHANSAIRKGADGLIAVAAGAGGHAGTLSPFALVQEIRSWFDGPLLLAGAIATGGAILAAEAMGADMAYIGTPFIATEEARASDAYKQAIVEGAAADVVYSNYFTGVHGNYLRPSIRAAGLDPDNLPDADPSKMDFEQATGGAKAWKDIWGSGQGIGAIKAVEPVAKLVDRLEAEYQAARTRLAL
- the pstC gene encoding phosphate ABC transporter permease subunit PstC, with amino-acid sequence MSTSIILLCLVVIGAVAYVAARSRANALSGGRSAALHSRPAYYGSYAAIWAVLPSLIVLFAWLAVSPGIISSSVRGAFPDDVKAQPAVQQDLAYSMVATVARGMNMLTSDEVSSLSGNPAGLQAKLSEKGVPLAGEPQPYMISAAKTLNSESMTSRTIMTAIVLLISIAGAFYALRSVAPRFRARNRVERVMLWALLVASSIAILTTIGIVLSMLSEAARFFAVVPFADFFFGTVWDPRFAGAGSSSFGQFGLIPLLLGTLYIGLVAMLVAVPVGLFAAIYMAEYASPKVRSIAKPLLEVLAGIPTIVYGFFALVTIGPFLRDFSAQISGLLTGNYTNFIQAQSVITAGIVMGIMLIPYVSSLSDDIITAVPRALRDGSLGLGATRSETIKKVVLPAALPGIVGALLMTASRAIGETMIVVLAAGVAARIQINPFEPMTTVTVKIVNQLTGDLEFTSPQTLVAFALGITLFCITLCLNIYALYIVRKYREQYE
- the ppk2 gene encoding polyphosphate kinase 2; the protein is MAAGVESRIVELEIRGKKRVFNIDDPVLPDWVDEHALESADYPYKKKLKDDEYLDELRKLQAELVKVQFWLQATGKRVMALFEGRDAAGKGGAIQASSAHMNPRLARTVALAKPTEREQGQWYFQRYIAQFPTSGEFVLFDRSWYNRAGVEPVMGFCTPRQYEDFLNQAPQVEKVIAHEGIFFFKFYLDIGREMQIKRFHDRRHDPLAVWKLSSMDIAALTKWGDYSEKRDRMLKETHTQFAPWTVIRANDKHRARLNLIRHMLKTMDYDGKDKDAIGDLDDKIIGSGPGFLK